ATTGCATCAGTTTTGAGTATCAACACCTCATGTTATTGTTTATCATTACGTATGTTTCCATATTTAAAGGCACACCTTGGAGGTCTGCACATTTGGTTCCAGAGCACATCGAAAAAGCATATATCTCAAAAAGAATTCCAAGGAATTTTTCACCTCCCCATGCACATAAGTCAAGTCCTCCCTGTACTGCAGTCTATCGAGTGTGCACTAGCATTATGTTTAAAAAGCAACATGCATCATGTTTCAACCATACTTAGTTTCAGGAAAATGCtgaccatcatctgagcttttaggGAGTCAGAAACTTTTTcctggtggagggtcttgtcGCCATGTTGAAGGCTGCTGACTGGTCAGGGTGGGCATTACTGAGGTTGGGGTGGAGGTGGCAATATCTTTCAAAAAGACAACAATAACGTTTGCTGCCTTGATTGAGGCTTCCTTTCACACCAATTTCTCTGTATCGTGTGATGCTGTCTCGTTGCATTTTAGCCACAGAACTGCTTTCAGAACTGGAGTCAATCCTTTccaaccctgctgctgctttaccaACTAGGACTATGTACCCTTCCACATCCTTTGGTGTCATTTCTACAATCCTCACAGCATCTCCACCAGCAGTCGATTCCATCTCAGTCCTCCagaagaagcaactcctcatgcgctcaagtttgatcatgagattgcagcaactCAGCCCCACTGACAGACTCAACATCTAATTCAGATCTCTTACTtcttccaccacatctgcagccCACATTCATTCATTACATTTGCTGTCTTATATGGGCATGGTTcatggcaccccaaaacaattccAATAGTGACATCAAAGATCACTAAACATAGATaactaggagaaaaaaatgacagagggAAAGTCTGAACTATTGTGActattaccaaaatgtgacacagagacacaaagggagCAATGGTGTGAAAAACTGGTGCTGATAGACTTGCTCGAGGTAGGGTACCACAAACCTTCCGTTTGCAAAAACCACAGATTCTGCAGCCATAAAGCAAAGTGCAACAAAATGAGGTGTGACCGTGGTAGCTTTCTGTTGTTGCTGGAACAAATTCCCATGAAATCAGCAGCTTCAAGCACCGCTCATTGATTTTCTCACAGGTCAGTAGGTGAGGAAGCCCAAATGTAGATGCCGGCTCTCCTGGGCTCTTACCTGGAGCCTGTGAAGAAGATTCACCTCCACACTGATTCACATTCTTGCCAGAGGTCCTTTCTGTGGACGATCACCTTGAGGCTCCCGCCACCCTGACAGCCAGTAACAGGCATATGAATCCCCTTCCTGTTTCAAATCTCTTCCTCTTGTTCCATCTACAAGACTTCTTCTGATTTCAGGGGCATATGATAATTTGGTCCGCCCagacaatccaggataatctccctattttaagtcAGATGATGAGtctcttaattacatctgcaaaatcccttttacCATGTAAGGCAATTAAACGAAGGGATAACACCAGAAATGTGCTACTTccttaggagaaaaataaaaatattcttaattataaTTACATCCATAAGCCAGGGATTACTTTCAGATGGTTTCACACAAGAAAGAAACATTACTTATACTTTTTcaattctgttttatgttttatttcttctatataGCATGCATTACATTTCAGATATATTGCACTAAAGAACAACTTCATCGAATCAGTTTTGGACAATGAATGTTCTTGAAGAGCGCAGTATCGGGAAGGGTCAGGCCTGCCACCTGCTGCCAACAATGAGTGGCTGGTACCAGTGAAGAGGCTCTCCTGCTGGATGCGCCCCGGACACACCCCACCTGAAATTCCCACAAAGGAGTGAAATAGGGATGAGTGCTGATTTCTCAACAGCCTACCTGTGGCCTTACAGTGTGTTAAAAATTGTGTAGGGGCATCTCATACAAGCACAAGTTTTGCTTCATGGGATCAAAGGAAAAACCATCAATGAGTAATGTGTGACTCCATGGAAACGAGAGTATTAACCAGTGGGGAAATGAATCCGTGACCCCCAAGGTGCCACAAACCATCCCCTGAATCTCCATACCGATCCCCTCTGTATCTCTATTGCCCTTGAGAACTTCATCCGATAATTCCTTTCGTCTTGTCCATAGTTCATACCCTATCACCCTCTACttccttaatttgcattttccctccacctccaccagaCCCTTCTACCTCCATACCCCACCTCCAACACCCTCACCCACTTAGAATAGCTTCCTTCTGCCCCATGCCACTGCTGTGACTTCAGCCAAACACTCCTGACTTCCactgcctctgccttcctctggacCTATATTTCCTCTCCTCCAGTGACCTCAGCCCAACTCCCTATCGTTCTTACCCTTCCCTCAAAATCCCAGCATTCAAATACTGAGTGTCATAACCTCCCTGTATTCCCCGATTCACAACCCTACATATGCTATTCTCCTTTGGGCCCCTTAGTGTACCCAAACACACTACTCCCCCCATTGATTTCATGACCCACAATGATCTTGTCTGCAGGAGCCCATTATCCCCGCTTTAAGGTTCCTGCTCCCCTTCAACACTAACTATCTCGACACTAACTATCCCTAGGAAATTCATATCCCCAAATACATTGTAATAGAGTTTTCAGTTTCCTGTTTTTTGCTACCTTGGCCCAGTTGGGAGTCCCAGCCTGGGGGACAGTAGTCTCTCTTTCCCGAGCAACTGGTCAAGTCCACATAACCACCACCACTTTCATGGAGCTCTACTTCTGGCCACCATGAATCACCTCCAATCAGTCTGGGACCAACTACCAGAAAATGAGGAACCATCCTTATGCCCCAGAACTTAAGGAATTCAATGTGCCAATGATCAGAGAGTCCAGAAACCCAACTAGCCCCACTCTCTTTACCATACATAAGCTGCCCCTCGACCTCCAGGGGAACACATGTGTGGCCTCCCTGTCTTCTGGAGTCAAGCTGCCTTTCATCTGAGTGTCACTGTGTTGTGTCCAAATATCAAAAGAATATTTCAGATTTGAGGGCAATGGGGCTGCTACATCTGCACCCCAGTGATCGCCAGAGTTGATTCTACTCATCTGGCTGGCTACGCGGGTGACCCGTTCCTCCCTTGCCACTGCATGTGCATCCCTCCCAAAGCTGTGTAATGGGTGGAGGAGGATGACCTTCCCTGATAAAGGAGGCCCTCTCTTTGGTCAAGAGGATGCAAGTAGCTGCACTCTTTGCTGGACCCTCAACACAAACCCTCAAGGTCCATTAGTAACAGAATGTACAGAGCGTCAAGGTTCATAGATTCCAGATACATCCAAATGAGGTGCGGCATGGGCAGTCTTCATttcttatgaaataaaatgaaataaaccattaataaagtaaataaaatcagttaaataaaacagaataaaagaaaagaatctttcaTTCTTATAAATATATTCCCCTTCCTTTGCTATACTCCTTCACCTACTGTGGACAGGAACTCTGTGCCTCTTACCCAGTGATACTCCTCACTCACTTGTGTGCACTTTTCCTCCCAgttatcttttgttttcatgaGATCTGTACACCCTTTCCTCACAGACTCCAATAGGTGCTACAAGCTAATCGTTTTGCACACCTTGTCCCATTGTACCATATGGCCCAGCGATGTCCTTAAAACATGCCATATATTTTATCCCTGTGCATATTTATCCCCTGATCTCCCATAACCACATTCCATGCTCTCTGCACCCCATTCTCCTGTACCCCCTTTCCCAGTGCTCTAACACAGCTCACAGACCCCACACAGTGAAAGTTTCTCACCACACTCCACACCTCAAGTGGCAAAGCTCTGAGCACTGTTTAAATGTTGAAGACATTAAATGTTGCCATTGTGGGCTTGGTGACAGGGAGTCTCAAAGGCAATTAGGATCCTCTTGTTTTGGCTCACAGGTCTGGAGATATGCATGAAACTTTTCTCTACAAACATGTTACTGGAATACATATCCACCTGGTGACTTAGTAACTGTGGGCAAGTGAGGGGGACAGTGACATCTGTGTGGGTAGGTGCACTGTGTGTCAGAATGTAGACACGTGCATGAAGTCAGTGCGTGTGTATGAGAAGGACTTATTTCAGTACACGTTTCAGCATGTTTCAGTCAGTGAGTGTGCATACGTGCATTTGTACATATGTCTGAGTCTCCACAGTGTGTGCATTTCTGTGGTTGATGAATGGGTTGTGAGCCATATGGCTGTTTTCCCTGATGTGGCAAGTAGGGTGTGAGTAAAGAAAAATTCGTCTCTTACCAAGGGAGGTCAATggatcaaaaggaaaataagcaatttagtacaaaattataaaaatatatgtattgacTTTTGAGGACAGATTAGCTGTTTCTTTGAAACCATCCCATCTCACCCTGCTTCTTCCAGCGGTGGGCTTCTTCCCAGTTATACTGTTGCAAATGATCATGTACTTTCCATTAGGTAGATGCCCAGACAAGCATGTGTGTTTTGTTGTGAGAGAGTCCTGGGCAGAATCCAGGAAGTGATTTGTGTAGAGAAGAATTAGCCTAACCTAAGGGAGGTCTGGCGTTTGCCCTCTGCTACTGGAGTTGATCTCTAATTGTTTGAATCTCATGCCTGATAGGGGTGTCTTTGTTTGCTTGAAGGTTTGACCACCAGGCTATCTAACAATGAGGTTTAGGATGACCCTTTGGGCCCAAAGTACCATGTCAGTCTCTGGAAGGGCTAGAGGCTAAAGGTATCAGTTCATCTTGGGGACAGAATGGACAGTGAGGTCAGCCATGCAGAAGGTAAATGGTAGAGTTGTAGTAATACCGCTGGGCATCAAGGCTTGTGAGAGCCACCCTTGCTGGCAATACCCTATGAGTGTTATCCCATATGGACCCCAGAAGGTAACACTCCATGACTCCAGACATTGGACAACAAGGGGATCCACACTGGGTACATTTCCTGGACTCTGCCCCATGTATCTCTTCCTTGTCTAATGTTCACCCGTTCACTTTCCCTGTAATAAACCCCAACAGTCAGTAGAACTGCTCTCAGTGAGTTCTATGAGTCCTTCTAGAGAAGTATGGAAACTGAGCATGGTTTTCAGAAGATCCAAACTTACTCTTGGTGTCAGCACTGAGTGTGGTCTTGTGTGCACAGCAGTCCCTTTAACTCCTCTGTTGAGATAAAACTCTCAGGGGGAAAGCAGGGTAGACGTACACAAAATCGTAGATTTCTCTGTTGTGAAATCTGAAGAATCATTTTGACTCTTAtactttatgtttcttctttaattagaaattaattacatgatCAGTGAGTGCCCTTAGGAAATTTCAGCATAAGGAAGTCTAGAGAACTCTGCTAAGCATTCACTATAGTTGAATGAAGAAAGTAGCTTTGGCTTCAATGACACTTCAGAGATGGATACAATCTGcctgtgaaaccatctgatcCTGGTGCTTTTACTTGTGGTGGACATTTCTTCAACATTTATTTctatggattttgtttgtttgtttagactTACTAGCACAGCTAGAATTGATATTGTTAAAGTATATTTTCCCAGAAATTTCTAGATCATCATTTCCAAATCCATTAGCATTTAGCTCTATTAATGTGCCCAATAATTTCTGAAGTAAATGAATGATATCAAGTTTTTGCTTTTACTCTTTTCTCATTAGAAAGCTTTTCAATTAGCTTCTCTGATATCACTTATCCTGAATACTTCAATAATGGTTCAACTTAGGGATTGAAAATTAAGAATGGCATATATTTGGTGTAGCACTTCTCAAGGAAGCAGTGAATCCAGTGAGATATACCTGCTTGGCTGCCAGTCCCCCATGAGTCAAACTTCAGTAATTCCTGCTCCTTTCCTAGGAGACCCTGCCTGCCATAGGGATCATCAAAAATGAAGAGGCTCTCTCAAACACTCCAGTGGCCTATTTGAAGATACTCAGAAGGAACTTTTAATTGGTCTTTATAATTGGCAACTGGGAAACAACTTATTCATGAGTGTCCTCAGCTGCATACGGCTGAACTGTCATTGTGTGTACAGGAGAAATGATAATTACACTTCCAGGGGAGGTGAGGTCACAGATTCACAGACCTTTATCTGAGTCTGGCTGCCTCCTGTCCACATGTCCTGGCTGTTGTGATTCACACAGAGCCAACAGTCCTGACAACAGGGAAGAGTCCAGTGAGTACTTCTACTTCAGTCTGAGAGGCACAGTTTACAAGGAAATGTAGTCTGAGTAAGTACCTGTGTGTCCAGAAGGATTCTCTTGTGGTAGAAATAGATCCAATGGCAAAGCtagagaaaggggaggaaaacttCCTCAGTTGTGAGCTGAGCAAGTGAAGACAGATTCCCGATGACTCCTAAAATAATGTAATGATATCCTCACTGAGGATGACTGTTGGTGAGGAATACCAGTGATAATAAAATGGGTTTTCTTAGCCACCGAAAGACTTTAGTTAAGAAACTGATGTTTTGCCCACATGTCCTTACACGAACCGCAGCCGACATTCACTGTATTATGAGTGATGTGCTCATGCCTTTATGCATATAATGAAGAGTCGGATGGAACTTTAAGAATAACTTCACATTGTGCAGAAACCATCTAAGTGACTTTATTTCTAGAATAAACCAAGTGTGTGTAAAAAGTCCAGCTCTGGGTTTGTGATGCTGGTACTTCTAACTGCTCCTGCTTCTTCAAGTCTCTGGCACTCCCACAGAAGCAAACCAACAAACTGGCTGTTGATGTCAAAACCTTCAACGAACCTTTTGTTCACAGGAATGATTGTTGCTGTAATTTAAGGGAAAATGTACTGAATGACACAAGAGCTTCCATGGGTTTGGCAATAGCAATCATCTTCTCATCACAGACGATAGTTGGAATCCTGGGAAACTgctctcttcttttccattatCTCTTCCTTTACCACACTGAAGGGAGGTTGAGACCTACAGATTTGATTCTCAAGCAACTGATTATAGCCAACTCCCTATCGATGCTCTCAAAAGGAGTCCCCCATACACTGACTGCTTTTGGGCTGGAAtatttcttccataatttgggaTGCAGACTTCTTTTGTATGTTCAGAGAGTGGGCAGGGGGGTGTCCATTAGCAGCATCTGCCTCTTGAGTGTCTTCCAGACCATCATGATCAGCCCCATGAACTCCTGGTGGAAGGATCTTAAAGTCAAAGCTCCAAAGTATGTTGGTTTCTCCATTACCCTCTGCTGGATCACACACATCATGGTAAATTTTATCATTCCTGTTTATGGGTTGTATGTGTCTGAGAAACACAGCAGCAAAAACATAACAAAGAAAAGGGATTATGGATACTGTTCTACTTCTGATCCTGAGGCAATCACAGGGTTACTTTTTGTAGTACTGATAATATTCCCTGAAGTTTCACTTTCTGGGCTGATGATCTGGGCCAGCGGCTCCATGGTCTTCATCCTGAACAGACACAAGCAGCGCATCCAACACATTCACAGCACTAACGTTTCCCCCAGATCCTCTGCTGAGTCCAGAGCCATCCAGAGCACCCTTGTCCTGGTGAGCACCTTTGTGTCTTTTTACTTCCTCTCCTCCATCTTTCATGTTGGCATTGCTCTGATTTATAATCCCACTCGGTGGTTAGTAAACACCTCTGCCCTAACTTCTATGTGTTTTCCAACTTTCAGTCCCTTTCTGATCATGACACGAGACTCCACAGTACCCAGGCTCTGCTTTCCTCgcagaagaaacacaaaatctcCTAATCTTACCAAAAAATGTAAAGTGTGTGTTTTTGCACAAAactcagttttttattttcataagacCTGAAAAGTCAATatagtattgttttaaaaatcattttctagtttctccatttgcttttgagagagagagagagagagagagagagagagccagtacaagtgagggaggggcaaggagagagggagagagagaatcccaagccagaagcaggctctgcactgtcagcatagagcctgatccagggctcaaactcacaaaccatgagatcatgacttgaggtgaaatcaagatgctcaacagactgagtcacccaggcaccccaaaaagtcAATACAGCATCTTAAAGCATAGCTGCATGTCTTTCTATGGTGGACCCTATGTAGGAACACGTGAatattatttgttcttccaatcaatgagtgtagaatgtctttccttttctttgtgccatcttctatttctttcatcaatgttttacagttttcagagtgaAAGACTTTTGcatctggttaggtttatttgtaGGTGTCTTATTAGtttgggtacaattgtaaatgggaatgttttcatttttaaagtttgtatttaatgggacacatgggtggctcaatcagttaagcctccgactcttgattttggctcgggtcatgatctcgtggttcatttgatcgaaccccacatcaggctttgtgctgtcaccagggaaactgcttgggattctctctctcatgctctccctctctgccccttccccacttgtgtttgGTCACATGTgtacacttgctctctctctctctcaaaataaataaatgaaactttaaagtCTGTATTTaacttccagttagttaacatacagtgcaatattagtttcaggtgtacaatatacaatacacttccatacaacacctggtactGATCACAAAATTGCACACCTTgctccccatcacctatttaacccatccccctcccacttccccctggtaaccatcagtttttctcaataattaagagtctgtttcttggtggactcctctctctctttttcccccttttgctcacttattttgtttcttcaattccacatacaaggggcagttgggtggctcagtcgactgagcctcAGGCTCTTGATAttgactcaggacatgatctctcagtttgtgaattcaaggcccatgttgggttctgtgctgatagaggGGAGCCTGCTagaatactctctctctctgacccttccctacttacacactctgtccctctctcaaaataaattaataaacttaaaaaaaaactattaaaattccACAtcaaagtgaaataatatggtatttgtctttctctaaataccttatttcatttagaaCAATACTCTCTAGAGGCATCCATGTTgcggcaaatggcaagatttcattcttttttatggctaaataatatacatatcttttttatccaGGCATCCgatgatggacattttggctgtttccataatttggtaattgttgacaatgctgttataaacattgaggtgcatggaatcctttgaattaatatttttatattcttttttttttttttttttattctttgagtaaacacctagtggtgcaattgcggGGTCGTAGCTAGAGACGAGGGAAATTGTTTGCTTAAGTTCTCTTTCCACTGTTTCGTTATTCATCTATATAAAAAGGCAACAGATTTCTAcacattgattttgtaacctgcaacattaccaaattcatttatcacttctagtaattttttggtggagtctaccATAcgatacacacatatacacacagagaatGGAATATGAATAGCCTTCTATAACAACGATATTCTGGTAGAGGCTACAACCTGGATGAGCCTGAAAGACATGCTATATCCAgcaagtcagacacaaaaggataaataaggtatgattccacttaaacaAAGTACCTAGAGATACCAAATTGATAGACACACAGTAAAATCATGCTTGTTGGCAACTGGGGgagggaaaatgggaaattatTGCTTAAAGGGCATGGAGTTTTAGATGGAGATGATTTAAAAATGCTGGAAATGGATACTGATGATGATGGCACAATACGGGAATACCACTGAAGTATACAATTAAATATGGTGAAAGtggtacatatattttatgttatgtatattttaccataataaaaaaggcacaaaaccacaatgagataccccatTATACCTACTACAATgcgtattatttaaaaaaacaacttggggcatctgggtggctcagttggttaagcgtctgacttcggctcaggtcatgatctcgcagtccatgagttcgagccccgcgtcgggctctgtgctgaccgctcagagcctggagcctgtttcggattctgtgtctccctctctctctgaccctcccccattcatgctctgtcactctctgtctcaaaaataaataaacgttaaaaaaaattctttaaaaaaacaacttaaagataacacatgttggtgaggatgtagagaaaatggaaccctcatATGTTACCAGAAGGATGGAAAATGGTGCAGACACTATGGAAAATGCAGTGGCAGTTACTCTGTAAGTTAAACAAGGACTTACCaggtgacccagaaattccactcctatgtATGTAAGTCTAAAGAAATGAAGGGGTCAAGGGGgtcaaagatacaaacttccaggtataaaataaataagacattgaaatgtaatgtatcacatggTGACTATGGTTAACAACACCATATGGCTTATTTTAAAGTggttaaggagcacctgggtggctcactctgttgagcaccccactttggctcaggtcatgatcttgcagttcttgggttcaagcccagcatcaggctctctgctatcaccAAGGAGCCCagttcggatcctctgtcccctctctctcctccctcccccactaaccctctctctctctctaaaataaataaaacattaagaaaaatattaaagtggctaagagactagatcttagaagttctcatcacacacacacactcacacacacacacacacacacacaaaatctgaaactatTATAATggtatatgtcaattattcttcagTACAAAAGAGAATTGAAATAAAAGTTCCAAAAGAGATATACAAACATGTTCACAGCTGCACTATTCAGAAAAgccaaaggaggaaacaaaatgtGTAAACATACAATgagaatattgttcagccattaGAAGGACTGAAATACTGACATACAGTACAACATGCATCAACcctgaaaacactatgctaagggAAAGACACCAGAAGCTAAAGGCCacatattatgtgattccatttataggaaatatgcAAAAGAGTCAAATTCAAACAGATGGACAACACATCAGTAGTTCCCACAATGTGGGAGGTCGGAATGTGCGTGAATGGCTAATGGGTGGGGGATGTCCTCTTGCAGAGATCAAAATGTCAGGGACGGAGGAGCTTGGGAACTCATGACAGCGTAGGAGGAGATCACCACATCCCACATTTACAACTAGACAACACGCACACCCAGGTCAATATATCAGAGAGCGATCCGAAGACTGGCGGAGCAATCTCCACAAGTAAATATAAAGAAGGTACATTTGAAAGACTAGGAAGCTCACAAAGGCAGAAGGAGGCTGCCGACAGAACAGAGTGAGCTCCGCTCatagagaggacagagaaacacTGGCGTGTTCACATCGTTCAGACTAATCCCCATAACgtttggctttaaaaaccagaggggctgaatgCTGTGAGTTTGTAAAACCCAGCGGGACTTGAAGGCCGCAGCTTACACAGTCAGCTCACTCAGCCCTGGGTGAGCTGGGGGGTGAGTAATGGCTGAGTCCCAGCCATTAAACAGATAGCAGCCTGCACAGAGAGGCACACGAACATGGCAGTTTACCCATTGCCAGGGGAAAAGGGAGGCAGATCTGTTCATAGTGATTTCAGAGCAGGTCGGGGGACTTCTTTAAACATGAGGTAGCTGGCAGCTGTCACTTCCCTCTCCCGCCCACCAGTTAAACACAGAGCCACCCGCAGGAAGCAGGGCTGCACAGACACTTGTAACCTCAGCCAAGGGCTCAGGGCAAATTTTGTTAAAGTTGCCCACAGACCCACACAGAGACAGCACCCGGTCACACACCCTCAGTCACTGTCCCACACTGGAACCACCCCCCTGTGCCCGACAGTGCTGGTACACAGCCTCCAGCTGTCACGGTGCTCGGTGGGACCTGACATAGGACTGGAGGCCCAGGGCAAATTTGCCAGCACCGGTGCCTGGCTCCCAAATTCCCTGGCAGGCACTTCCCCTCACAACTGGCCTCCAGGGCCCCACTAACAGCACACAGAGCAAGTACAGTCCACGACAGGCAGAGAGTCAGTGCCCACAACCACACGGAAAGGAAAAGTGAACCAGACACAACAGCAGGGGGTCAGCAATGCACATAAGACACTCTCCcaaagtgccaggttctggttaGGAGAGGACACTGCACCATGGGCAAACTCCAGAATCTCCTCTTCATAcgtcactactttcaagagcagaagacacagttgactttcctaacacgcagaaacagacacagagaggcagtaAAATGATGAGACAGAGATAACTATCGCAAACAATATAACAGGACAGGCCAccgccagagatctaagcaaaacagatacaAGTAACATACCTGATAGAGAATTGAAATCAATGGTCATAAGAATACTCACCGGACTTGAGAAAGACCGGAAGACACGAGTGAGACCCTTAATACGTATTGAAAGAACAACACAGCAGGGACAAAGGGCTCAATAAACACATGAGAAGggcacctaggggcgcctgggtggcgcagtcggttaagcatccgacttcagccaggtcacgatctcgcggtctgtgagttcgagccccgcgtcaggctctgggctgatggctcggagcctggagcctgtttccaattctgtgtctccctctctctctgcccctcccccgttcatgctctgtctctctctgtcccaaaaataaattaaaaaaaaaaaaaaaaaaaaaaaaacgttgaaaaaaaagaagggcacctgggtggctcagtcggttgagcatctgacttcggctcagggtatgatctcatcagttgatgagttcgagccccgcatcaggctctgtgctgacagcttagagcctggagcctgcttcagattctatgtttccctctctctctgaccctcccctgttcatgttctgtctctctctgtctcaaaaataaataaacattaaaaaaatttttttaataaaaataaacacatgagaaaCACATCTGGTGGAAGGAATAGCAGGATTGAAGAAGCAGTGACCTAGTGACCTacaattagtgacctagaagacagagtaatgaaaagtaaagctgaacaaaagagacaaaaagatttATACAAAACAAGAGCAGACttaggaactcagtgactccttcaaacataataatatttgtattacaGGACTCccagaagaagacaaaaaagggagcagaaaatttatttgaagaaataattactgaacatttccctaatctgaggaaggagagagacatccaggtccaggaggcacagggaactctcatcaaaatgaataaaatcaggggggagtgggtggctcagttggttaagcgtctgactcttgatcttggtgcagttcatgatatcacagttcatggggttgagccccacatcgagctccttGCTGagggcatggagcc
This genomic interval from Panthera leo isolate Ple1 chromosome E2, P.leo_Ple1_pat1.1, whole genome shotgun sequence contains the following:
- the LOC122208862 gene encoding vomeronasal type-1 receptor 4-like, whose translation is MQKSLALPQKQTNKLAVDVKTFNEPFVHRNDCCCNLRENVLNDTRASMGLAIAIIFSSQTIVGILGNCSLLFHYLFLYHTEGRLRPTDLILKQLIIANSLSMLSKGVPHTLTAFGLEYFFHNLGCRLLLYVQRVGRGVSISSICLLSVFQTIMISPMNSWWKDLKVKAPKYVGFSITLCWITHIMVNFIIPVYGLYVSEKHSSKNITKKRDYGYCSTSDPEAITGLLFVVLIIFPEVSLSGLMIWASGSMVFILNRHKQRIQHIHSTNVSPRSSAESRAIQSTLVLVSTFVSFYFLSSIFHVGIALIYNPTRWLVNTSALTSMCFPTFSPFLIMTRDSTVPRLCFPRRRNTKSPNLTKKSNKNLRLFPGQPDPPILTGVAKDKKEVSVVSAPKGCWLNLCTSNPVHTGESSQGEHLKQ